One Mya arenaria isolate MELC-2E11 chromosome 7, ASM2691426v1 genomic window carries:
- the LOC128241121 gene encoding protein FAM98B-like: protein MVGKGLERSGQQVRRWGRTGLAGGGVGLPGKGGRRGTGADGGRGASLGDGAGSWREEGGRGRRGASLGGGAGSWREDKGLFGETGLQARGQGGRPGTGCCYWGRGRSVGEYRGHLLVDWTGNTVRQ from the coding sequence ATGGTGGGAAAAGGTTTGGAAAGAAGTGGACAACAGGTCAGGAGGTGGGGCAGGACGGGGCTGGCAGGCGGGGGGGTTGGGTTGCCTGGCAAGGGGGGGAGGCGCGGGACGGGGGCAGACGGGGGACGGGGTGCGAGTTTGGGGGATGGGGCGGGGTCCTGGCGGGAGGAGGGGGGACGGGGAAGGCGGGGTGCGAGTTTGGGGGGTGGGGCGGGGTCCTGGCGGGAGGACAAAGGGCTGTTTGGAGAGACGGGGCTGCAGGCAAGGGGACAGGGCGGCAGGCCGGGGACGGGATGCTGTTATTGGGGACGGGGGCGGTCGGTTGGGGAATATAGGGGCCACTTATTGGTTGACTGGACAGGGAATACAGTTAGACAGTAA